One genomic window of Arachis hypogaea cultivar Tifrunner chromosome 8, arahy.Tifrunner.gnm2.J5K5, whole genome shotgun sequence includes the following:
- the LOC112706333 gene encoding NADP-dependent malic enzyme, producing MISLNRYSVLEPTTTRVVLGVRKLLAVMSSTFMNGGGGVRDLYGEDRATEDQLIITPWSFSVSSGCTLLRDPRYNKGLAFTERERDAHYLRGLLPPAVFNQELQEKRLMHNLRQYEVPLHRYMAMMDLQERNERLFYKILIDNVEELLPVVYTPTVGEACQKYGSIFRRPQGLYISLKEKGKVLEVLKNWPEKNIQVIVVTDGERILGLGDLGCQGMGIPVGKLSLYTALGGVRPSSCLPITIDVGTNNEKLLNDEFYIGLRQKRATGKEYAELLDEFMRAVKQNYGEKVLIQFEDFANHNAFDLLAKYSSSHLVFNDDIQGTASVVLAGLLASLKLVRGTLADHTFLFLGAGEAGTGIAELIALEISKQTKAPVEETRQKIWLVDSKGLIVSSRLGSLQHFKKPWAHEHEPVKELVDAIKAIKPTVLIGSSGVGKTFTKEVIEAMASLNKKPLILALSNPTSQSECTAEEAYTWSKGQAIFASGSPFDPVEYEGKVFVPGQANNAYIFPGFGLGLIISGAIRVRDEMLLAASEALAARVSQENYDKGLIYPPFSNIRQISAHIAANVAAKAYELGLASHLPRPKDLVKYAESCMYSPGYRNYR from the exons ATGATCTCCCTCAATAGATACAGTGTTCTGGAACCAACTACCACG AGGGTGGTGTTGGGAGTGAGAAAGTTGTTAGCAGTGATGTCAAGCACATTCATGAACGGTGGTGGTGGTGTTAGAGACTTGTATGGTGAAGACAGAGCCACGGAGGATCAGCTTATCATCACCCCTTGGTCCTTCTCTGTCTCAAG TGGCTGCACTCTGCTGCGCGATCCGCGCTACAACAAAGGCCTCGCCTTCactgagagagaaagagatgctCATTACCTGCGAGGCCTTTTGCCACCAGCAGTATTCAATCAAGAACTTCAG GAGAAGAGGTTGATGCATAACCTTCGCCAGTATGAAGTTCCTCTGCATAGATACATGGCCATGATGGATCTTCAG GAGAGGAATGAGAGGCTGTTTTACAAGATTCTGATTGATAACGTTGAGGAACTGCTTCCTGTTGTTTACACTCCCACTGTGGGAGAAGCCTGCCAGAAATATGGAAGCATTTTCCGTCGTCCACAGGGTCTATACATCAGTTTGAAAGAgaa AGGCAAGGTCCTTGAAGTACTGAAAAACTGGCCAGAGAAGAACATTCAAGTTATTGTTGTCACTGATGGTGAGCGTATATTAGGACTCGGAGATCTTGGCTGCCAG GGAATGGGGATTCCTGTTGGGAAGCTTTCACTCTATACTGCATTGGGAGGGGTTCGCCCTTCATCA TGCTTGCCTATAACCATTGATGTTGGCACAAACAATGAGAAGTTGTTGAATGATGAGTTTTACATTGGTCTCAGACAAAAGCGTGCAACTGGGAAG GAATATGCTGAGCTTCTAGATGAGTTCATGCGCGCTGTTAAGCAGAACTATGGGGAGAAAGTTCTTATTCAG TTTGAAGACTTCGCAAATCATAATGCATTCGATCTGCTTGCAAAATACAGTTCATCTCATCTTGTTTTCAATGATGATATTCAG GGTACAGCATCTGTGGTGTTAGCAGGATTGCTTGCTTCCTTAAAATTAGTTAGGGGAACCTTAGCTGACCATACCTTCTTATTTTTGGGTGCTGGAGAG GCTGGAACTGGTATTGCAGAGTTGATAGCACTTGAGATATCAAAACAG ACAAAAGCTCCAGTGGAAGAAACCCGCCAGAAAATTTGGCTTGTCGACTCCAAG GGTCTTATTGTTAGCTCTCGCCTCGGATCGCTTCAGCACTTCAAAAAGCCTTGGGCACATGAGCATGAACCTGTAAAGGAGCTTGTTGATGCTATCAAG GCAATCAAGCCAACAGTATTGATTGGATCATCTGGAGTAGGGAAGACATTTACCAAAGAAGTGATTGAAGCCATGGCATCATTGAATAAg AAACCGCTCATTCTTGCTCTCTCCAATCCAACATCTCAATCTGAGTGCACTGCTGAAGAAGCTTATACATGGAGCAAG GGACAAGCAATCTTTGCTAGTGGTAGCCCATTTGATCCTGTTGAATATGAAGGAAAAGTCTTTGTTCCTGGACAG GCCAACAATGCTTACATATTCCCTGGTTTTGGCTTGGGTTTGATCATCTCCGGTGCAATCCGCGTACGCGATGAGATGCTCTTGGCAGCCT CTGAAGCTTTGGCAGCACGAGTGTCACAGGAGAACTATGATAAAGGACTGATTTACCCTCCATTCTCAAATATCAGACAGATATCAGCACATATTGCTGCTAACGTGGCAGCCAAGGCATATGAACTTG GTCTTGCTTCTCATCTACCTCGACCTAAGGATCTTGTCaaatatgcagaaagttgcatGTACAGCCCAGGCTACAGAAACTACCGTTGA
- the LOC112706335 gene encoding protein NPGR2-like, with amino-acid sequence MILLRKVTLNRIEWDPSILDHLSFALSVSGDLMILANQLEELLPGTIHRKERFYALALCYYGAGKNVEALDLLRKLLSNREDPRHVPSLLMASKICCENFNITKDPGVSFARMALENLDGRCNQLENMANFLLGVSLSAYSKLAISDAERVKRQSEALHTLETACKLSRMEDPVVLYHLSLEYAEQRKLDAALHYAKCIVKLEVGSNVKGWLLLSRVLSAQKRFLDAESIINAALDQTGKWDQGDLLRTKAKLQIAQGQLKSAIETYTQLLAVLQVHSKSFGSRNKLFKDKRDQIRNLEVEVWHDLAYVYISLSQ; translated from the exons ATGATTTTGCTAAGAAAAGTCACTCTAAATAGAATTGAGTGGGATCCTTCAATTTTGGACCACCTTTCATTTGCTCTATCTGTTTCTGGAGATTTGATGATTTTAGCCAATCAATTGGAAGAATTGCTTCCTGGAACTATCCATCGAAAGGAGAGGTTCTATGCTTTAGCTCTTTGTTATTACGGAGCAGGGAAGAACGTGGAAGCGCTGGATCTTCTTAGAAAACTGCTGAGTAATAGAGAGGACCCAAGACATGTTCCAAGTTTGTTAATGGCTTCTAAGATTTGTTGCGAGAACTTCAATATTACAAAAGACCCTGGGGTAAGCTTTGCTCGGATGGCACTTGAGAACTTGGATGGAAGATGTAATCAGTTAGAAAATATGGCCAATTTCTTACTTGGTGTTTCACTTTCTGCATACTCGAAATTGGCCATTTCTGATGCTGAGAGGGTTAAGAGACAATCTGAGGCACTTCATACCCTTGAAACTGCCTGCAAATTGAGCAGAATGGAAGACCCTGTTGTATTATACCATCTGAGTTTAGAATACGCTGAGCAACGGAAGTTGGATGCTGCACTTCATTATGCTAAGTGCATTGTAAAACTTGAAGTTGGCTCTAATGTTAAAGGTTGGTTACTGTTATCTAGGGTATTATCCGCACAAAAGCGCTTCTTAGATGCCGAATCTATTATCAATGCTGCTTTGGATCAGACTGGGAAATGGGATCAAGGTGATTTGTTACGAACAAAGGCGAAACTTCAGATCGCTCAGGGCCAGTTAAAGAGTGCCATTGAGACATACACTCAGCTTCTTGCTGTTCTTCAAGTTCATAGTAAAAGTTTTGGTTCTCGGAATAAGCTATTTAAg GACAAAAGAGATCAGATTAGGAATTTGGAAGTTGAAGTATGGCATGATCTTGCTTATGTATACATCAGCCTTTCACAGTGA
- the LOC112706336 gene encoding protein FAR1-RELATED SEQUENCE 5 produces MHPTPSGRWFISYFSDEHNHPLLDPRLTGLLPGHRFMSEADIGHMVNMKKGGISVGQIYRALANQAGGYEYFSFTQRDMYNKIAKQRRQLPGDAYAALKYLEDQATNDPSLYFNHHMDADGTLRNLFWCDGLSRADYSLFGDVLAFDATYKRNKYMCPLVVFSGVNHHNQTIIFAAALICDEEKDTYRWLLQQLKVAMNGKAPVSVITDGDLSMKFAIEKEFPNAHHRLCAWHLIRNATSNIGKPQFTSMFRKCMLGDYEIDVFRQKWFEMVEGFGVENKNWVLDMYKKRHSWATAHIRGKFFAGFRTTSRCEGLNSIIAKYVNSRYNLVEFIQHFNRCVDHIRWKEVQADLASVNGRPSMQTCFQQLERSAANVYTLSIFHMFQPILVRAASMKVINMRQTGSYVIYSVGLDQTPNEMWRVFCCDIEMEFNCSCMRMESLGIPCEHIVCILVHEDIEELPRSLVLPRWTKTAKVGLQNAVGLHWDSLMLSQYGCLMDWFRQLANFACRDNERFIFTQEMAMNLLKQFKEEDAAQKGGVNDADSVRDGVQVDASGAGLATNDLGHSMPRDPRKCRTKGGLHSPIKENIDVDSVAWRATIEQLVVFVVASHSQKALEMTHLIMTRMTT; encoded by the coding sequence ATGCACCCTACACCTAGCGGTCGttggtttatttcttatttttctgaTGAACACAATCATCCGCTTCTGGATCCTAGGTTGACTGGATTGCTCCCTGGGCATAGATTCATGTCCGAGGCTGATATTGGCCACATGGTTAACATGAAAAAGGGTGGGATTAGTGTTGGGCAGATATATCGGGCATTAGCAAATCAGGCAGGTGGCTACGAGTATTTCTCTTTCACGCAAAGGGACATGTACAATAAAATAGCAAAGCAGAGGCGCCAATTACCCGGTGATGCATATGCAGCTTTGAAGTATCTAGAAGATCAAGCAACAAATGACCCTTCTCTCTATTTTAATCATCACATGGATGCCGATGGTACTTTGCGCAATTTATTCTGGTGCGATGGTCTCAGCAGGGCCGACTACTCATTATTTGGCGATGTGCTGGCATTTGATGCTACCTATAAGAGGAATAAATATATGTGTCCACTGGTGGTATTTTCTGGTGTCAATCATCACAATCAAACAATTATCTTTGCTGCTGCTCTAATTTGCGATGAGGAAAAAGACACATACAGGTGGTTGCTACAACAACTGAAGGTGGCAATGAATGGGAAAGCACCTGTTTCGGTGATCACGGATGGTGATCTATCAATGAAGTTCGCCATTGAGAAAGAGTTTCCTAATGCACATCATAGATTATGTGCATGGCATCTGATTCGCAACGCAACAAGTAACATTGGCAAGCCCCAGTTTACATCCATGTTTAGAAAGTGTATGCTAGGTGActatgaaattgatgtatttcgTCAAAAGTGGTTTGAAATGGTTGAGGGATTTGGTGTCGAAAACAAGAATTGGGTCCTAGATATGtataaaaagagacattcatggGCAACTGCACATATAAGAGGGAAGTTTTTTGCTGGTTTTCGGACTACTTCTCGGTGCGAGGGATTAAACTCGATCATTGCAAAGTATGTCAACTCAAGGTACAATCTGGTTgagttcattcaacactttaATCGTTGTGTCGACCATATAAGGTGGAAAGAGGTCCAGGCTGACCTCGCCTCTGTGAATGGGAGACCCAGTATGCAAACCTGTTTTCAACAGTTAGAGAGGAGTGCTGCCAATGTTTACACCCTATCAATATTTCATATGTTCCAACCAATCCTTGTACGGGCTGCATCAATGAAGGTAATAAATATGAGGCAAACTGGCTCTTATGTGATTTACTCTGTCGGTTTGGACCAAACACCAAATGAGATGTGGCGTGTATTCTGTTGTGACATTGAGATGGAATTCAATTGTTCATGTATGAGAATGGAATCACTTGGCATACCTTGTGAACACATAGTTTGCATCTTGGTGCATGAAGATATAGAGGAGTTGCCAAGGTCATTAGTCTTGCCTCGGTGGACCAAGACTGCCAAAGTGGGTTTGCAAAATGCGGTCGGGCTTCATTGGGATTCTTTGATGCTAAGTCAGTACGGTTGTTTGATGGATTGGTTTAGACAACTAGCCAACTTTGCTTGCCGAGATAACGAGAGATTTATCTTTACACAGGAAATGGCTATGAATTTGTTGAAACAATTTAAGGAGGAAGATGCTGCACAAAAAGGGGGGGTCAATGATGCAGATAGTGTAAGAGATGGTGTGCAAGTGGATGCTTCTGGAGCTGGTCTCGCAACCAATGATCTCGGACATAGCATGCCAAGGGACCCAAGAAAATGTAGGACAAAAGGGGGGCTTCACAGTCCAATAAAAGAAAACATCGATGTGGACAGTGTGGCATGGAGGGCCACAATCGAACAACTTGTCGTGTTCGTCGTGGCATCTCACAGTCAGAAGGCCTTGGAAATGACACATTTGATAATGACTCGGATGACCACATGA